The Shewanella sp. MTB7 genome includes a window with the following:
- a CDS encoding PAS domain-containing hybrid sensor histidine kinase/response regulator produces MNEQALIEEVTRLQLQNDKLTKINQVLMKRVEEGGGNQNEPYASFEHSVHLAEQVKEKTQALNDTLAQLERSNRALKLANEQANIFKQRFIDAIESISDAFVLLDSDGRIILQNSHFVNFWHKSGLRIEEGVNLSDFKALAKTRGIISQAYPGDADNSPVYKLSDNRWFQLNERRTREGGWVMLYTDITALKVAESERYEKAMAQKSKLLQNLVDNLSQGVILLSSHDQVEVWNKRFVEMSKLSTQMLRSMPYFSNLQNSTELDLEPKSNNEDDYYVQSLSNGTVVEIRDHRLKNGKLIKTFTDITTRHRYAESLKKSESWLRLITDNVPAMIAYVGSDLKFQFTNQVYVDWYGWAKGELYGLELEQSRIHGDFIQLQPYVDRALKGESVSFEIEELSSSGEPAHLLKSYVPNRDSSGTVLGFFVLVRDITLRRNNALALQKAHDLLDIRVKERTSQLQNLNDVLQVEVEERRLAEFNLTEAISEAELANISKTKFLAAVSHDLLQPLNAAQLFTSSLSEQLSDTSTYSLLGSISNSLDDLENLISTLVDISKLDAGVVKADKSTFNLGELLNNLANEYQQNADQFGVELHHIPSDTIVHSDSVLLARILRNFLSNAFRYTGKGKVLLGCRRQGDSISIQVWDNGAGIAKDQIKEIFKEFKRLKSSQKAFSNGLGLGLAIVDKLSKVLAHPIHVNSIEGKGSVFSVCVPLGRVDKMQQGNDNLSRALANTDLANRKVWLIDNDASICLAMAQLLKGWQCHITTATSLDELVKKVNIETDQADILIVDYHLDDDVNGLDVAIEINQSRDITLPILMITANYSEELKAKAKKRGILLLNKPVKPMKLKTSMLYLLK; encoded by the coding sequence ATGAATGAGCAAGCATTAATTGAAGAGGTTACACGGCTTCAACTTCAAAACGATAAATTAACAAAAATCAATCAAGTGCTAATGAAACGAGTTGAAGAAGGAGGTGGCAATCAAAATGAACCATACGCCTCCTTTGAGCACTCTGTTCACCTTGCTGAGCAAGTCAAAGAGAAGACTCAAGCGTTAAATGATACCTTGGCGCAACTAGAAAGAAGCAACCGAGCCTTAAAACTGGCTAATGAGCAAGCCAATATTTTCAAACAACGTTTTATCGATGCCATCGAGAGTATCTCTGACGCATTCGTGCTACTCGATAGCGATGGCCGTATTATTCTGCAAAACAGTCATTTCGTCAATTTTTGGCACAAATCAGGTCTACGTATTGAAGAAGGGGTTAACCTTAGTGATTTCAAAGCACTCGCTAAAACCCGCGGCATTATATCTCAAGCATATCCCGGCGACGCTGACAATAGTCCAGTGTATAAGCTTTCTGACAATCGCTGGTTTCAACTGAATGAGCGCCGAACGCGTGAAGGCGGTTGGGTCATGCTCTATACGGATATTACCGCCTTGAAAGTCGCAGAGAGTGAACGTTATGAAAAAGCCATGGCTCAAAAATCTAAGTTGCTGCAAAACCTAGTCGATAACCTATCTCAAGGGGTTATATTGCTCAGTAGCCATGATCAAGTCGAGGTTTGGAATAAACGTTTTGTAGAGATGAGTAAACTCTCGACCCAAATGTTGCGCTCAATGCCCTACTTCTCCAACCTTCAAAATTCTACTGAGCTTGATCTTGAACCTAAATCCAATAATGAAGATGATTACTATGTGCAGAGCCTTTCAAATGGGACAGTTGTTGAAATTAGGGATCACCGTTTAAAAAATGGCAAATTAATCAAAACATTTACCGACATTACCACACGCCACCGCTATGCAGAGTCCCTAAAGAAAAGTGAAAGCTGGTTAAGGCTTATCACTGATAACGTGCCAGCAATGATCGCCTATGTTGGTTCAGATTTAAAATTTCAATTCACCAATCAAGTGTATGTCGATTGGTATGGCTGGGCAAAGGGGGAACTCTACGGACTTGAGCTGGAACAAAGTCGTATTCATGGGGATTTCATTCAGCTGCAACCCTATGTAGATCGTGCCTTAAAAGGTGAGAGTGTCAGTTTTGAAATTGAGGAATTAAGTAGTTCAGGTGAACCAGCCCACTTGCTAAAATCCTACGTCCCTAATCGGGATTCAAGTGGAACTGTGCTCGGCTTCTTCGTTCTGGTGCGTGATATCACATTAAGAAGAAACAACGCGCTAGCATTACAAAAAGCCCACGACCTATTAGACATTAGAGTGAAGGAACGTACCTCTCAACTACAAAACCTTAATGATGTGCTACAAGTCGAAGTTGAAGAGCGCCGACTGGCAGAATTCAACTTAACCGAAGCGATAAGTGAGGCTGAGCTAGCTAACATATCAAAAACTAAATTTCTTGCCGCTGTTAGTCACGACCTACTGCAACCGCTCAATGCAGCTCAATTGTTTACTAGTTCGTTATCAGAGCAGCTTTCAGACACTAGCACATACTCGCTATTAGGCTCTATTTCAAACTCATTGGATGATCTTGAGAACTTGATCAGTACTTTAGTCGATATATCTAAACTCGATGCTGGTGTAGTTAAAGCAGACAAAAGCACATTTAACTTAGGCGAGTTACTCAACAATCTCGCTAATGAATATCAGCAGAATGCCGACCAATTTGGCGTAGAGCTGCACCATATTCCCAGTGATACCATCGTTCATTCCGACAGTGTATTACTCGCTCGAATTCTTCGAAACTTTCTATCCAACGCATTTAGGTACACTGGAAAGGGAAAAGTATTACTCGGCTGCAGACGTCAGGGTGATTCGATTTCGATTCAGGTTTGGGACAATGGTGCCGGCATTGCTAAAGACCAAATTAAAGAGATATTTAAAGAGTTTAAACGACTTAAATCATCCCAGAAAGCCTTTAGTAACGGCTTAGGATTAGGTTTAGCCATCGTCGATAAACTCTCGAAAGTATTAGCACACCCTATTCACGTTAACTCTATTGAGGGCAAAGGCTCAGTATTCTCAGTGTGTGTACCACTGGGTAGGGTAGATAAGATGCAACAAGGCAATGATAACCTCAGCCGCGCCTTGGCCAATACAGATCTGGCTAATCGTAAAGTATGGCTCATTGATAACGACGCCAGTATCTGTCTCGCTATGGCGCAGCTTCTTAAGGGATGGCAGTGTCATATCACTACAGCAACAAGTCTAGATGAATTAGTAAAAAAGGTGAATATAGAAACAGATCAAGCCGATATTTTGATTGTTGATTATCACTTAGATGATGATGTAAACGGACTCGATGTCGCGATTGAGATTAATCAAAGCCGTGATATCACGCTACCAATATTGATGATCACGGCCAATTATAGTGAAGAGCTAAAAGCCAAAGCAAAAAAGAGAGGGATCTTGTTGCTCAATAAACCAGTAAAACCAATGAAGCTAAAAACCTCCATGTTGTACTTACTAAAGTAA
- the pqqE gene encoding pyrroloquinoline quinone biosynthesis protein PqqE: MSDNTPVGPPLWLLAELTYECPLHCAYCSNPTDLGNKDDELSTEAWLDVLSQARELGSVQLGFSGGEPLLRKDLETLVKHGRQLGFYTNLITSGIGLTEKRIKQLKAAGLDHIQISFQAADPELNDAIAGRGKAFDQKLKMAEIVKSEGYPMVLNFVISRQNIEQIPQILALSCQLNADYVELATAQYYGWAFENRDHLLPTQQQLRHAEASVNCFREQQANTGPQFIFVTPDYYEERPKACMNGWASTFLTITPDGSALPCHSAKILPLAFPNVTEKKLDEIWHKDFSFNHFRGDSWMAQPCQGCDEKEKDFGGCRCQAFMLTGDMSRTDPVCSKSDDHHLILEAIEQAKNPTTPLKQRKRLADIALLKL; encoded by the coding sequence ATGTCTGATAATACACCTGTTGGCCCTCCATTATGGCTATTAGCTGAACTCACCTATGAGTGCCCTCTTCATTGCGCTTATTGTTCAAACCCCACAGATTTGGGCAACAAAGATGATGAGTTAAGCACTGAGGCTTGGCTAGATGTATTGAGCCAAGCAAGGGAATTGGGCTCAGTACAACTTGGTTTTTCAGGTGGGGAGCCATTACTAAGAAAAGATCTGGAAACCTTAGTTAAGCATGGCCGTCAACTGGGCTTTTATACTAATTTGATCACCTCAGGGATCGGCTTAACTGAGAAGCGAATTAAACAATTAAAAGCCGCAGGGTTAGATCATATTCAGATCAGTTTTCAAGCCGCCGATCCTGAACTTAATGATGCGATAGCTGGCAGAGGAAAAGCCTTCGATCAGAAATTAAAAATGGCTGAAATAGTAAAGTCTGAAGGTTACCCTATGGTGCTGAATTTTGTCATCTCCAGACAGAACATCGAACAGATCCCACAGATCCTCGCATTAAGCTGCCAACTTAACGCCGATTATGTTGAACTTGCCACGGCTCAGTATTACGGCTGGGCTTTTGAAAATCGTGATCATCTGCTTCCCACCCAGCAACAGCTTAGACATGCAGAAGCTAGCGTTAATTGTTTTCGCGAGCAGCAGGCAAATACGGGGCCGCAATTTATCTTTGTCACCCCCGATTATTACGAGGAACGCCCAAAAGCTTGCATGAACGGCTGGGCCAGCACATTTCTAACCATCACCCCCGACGGCAGTGCGTTACCTTGCCACAGTGCTAAAATACTGCCCTTGGCTTTTCCAAACGTAACAGAGAAAAAACTCGATGAGATCTGGCACAAGGACTTCTCTTTTAACCATTTCAGAGGGGATAGTTGGATGGCTCAACCCTGTCAGGGCTGTGATGAAAAAGAGAAAGACTTTGGCGGCTGTCGTTGCCAAGCCTTCATGCTCACTGGCGATATGAGCCGAACTGATCCTGTCTGCAGTAAATCAGACGATCACCACTTGATACTTGAAGCCATCGAACAAGCTAAGAATCCAACAACACCACTCAAGCAACGAAAAAGGCTTGCTGATATCGCTTTGCTTAAATTATGA
- a CDS encoding porin, whose translation MNTQAKLSLISVAISMTAFNANAALEIYENDGMSFSADGLVNAFYANSSIEKTDAAGAKSDRDQSRVRTGFLPNNIGFNFSNQLSDMKIGMRSSFWVSISDADNHRDATPADLGTGSLIDIRQFYGTVSGDWGELLVGKDFGLLNRANILGDELLLGFGQTSDFFGLVDGGNVSFGNISTGYTYPFPKPQITYRSPDLSGFKLAVGLMDPNKMAADSSEELPRFEAELVYSTDVDNVGLKAWVSGAIQSSEINDDKQNQSGLGYGANIKFSGIALTASGFQSKGLGHIAGLDHLVGDDSIESDGYLVQAAYTLNSNRFVLTYGETKVENTNSILDATHSNAGIAYFRTIRPGLTGVVEFNQTKADVTNSLVAEENNTISIGAVFTF comes from the coding sequence ATGAATACACAAGCTAAGTTGAGTTTGATTAGTGTCGCTATCAGCATGACGGCATTTAATGCGAATGCCGCGCTCGAAATATATGAAAATGATGGCATGTCTTTTAGTGCAGATGGGCTAGTCAATGCTTTTTATGCAAATAGCTCGATAGAGAAGACTGATGCCGCTGGTGCCAAGTCAGATCGCGATCAGTCTCGTGTCCGAACGGGTTTTTTACCCAACAACATAGGTTTTAATTTCTCTAACCAACTCTCTGATATGAAGATAGGTATGCGATCCTCTTTTTGGGTATCGATTAGTGATGCCGATAATCACCGTGATGCTACACCTGCAGATCTTGGGACAGGCTCTTTGATCGATATCCGTCAATTTTACGGTACCGTCAGTGGTGATTGGGGTGAGTTATTAGTGGGTAAGGATTTTGGCTTGCTTAACCGCGCGAATATTTTAGGTGATGAGCTGTTACTGGGCTTTGGTCAGACATCGGATTTTTTTGGTCTTGTTGATGGCGGTAACGTTTCCTTTGGTAATATCAGTACAGGTTATACCTACCCATTTCCTAAACCTCAAATTACTTATCGCTCACCTGATCTTAGCGGGTTTAAGTTAGCGGTAGGATTGATGGATCCCAATAAAATGGCTGCAGACTCTTCAGAAGAGTTACCAAGGTTTGAGGCTGAACTCGTTTACAGCACGGATGTTGATAATGTAGGCCTTAAAGCTTGGGTCAGTGGTGCGATTCAATCGAGTGAAATTAATGACGATAAACAGAATCAATCGGGACTAGGTTATGGCGCCAACATTAAATTTTCTGGTATCGCTCTAACTGCATCAGGTTTTCAATCCAAAGGGTTAGGGCACATTGCTGGCCTAGATCATTTAGTGGGTGATGACTCTATAGAATCTGATGGTTACTTAGTGCAGGCAGCATATACATTAAACAGCAACCGATTTGTGCTTACTTATGGTGAGACCAAGGTTGAAAATACCAACAGTATTCTAGATGCGACCCATTCAAATGCCGGTATTGCCTATTTTAGAACAATACGACCAGGCTTAACGGGAGTGGTCGAATTCAATCAGACCAAGGCGGATGTAACTAATTCTTTGGTTGCGGAGGAAAATAACACCATCTCTATCGGAGCAGTGTTTACTTTCTAA
- the pqqB gene encoding pyrroloquinoline quinone biosynthesis protein PqqB, with protein MHILILGSAAGGGFPQWNCHCDNCEGVRSGRIKAQARTQSSIAVSPDGENWVLINASPDIRQQINQSPQLWPSEGQRGTKIKAAILSDSQIDHTTGLLTLREGLPLPVYCTDVVFEDLSCAYPLFTLLSHWHGGLIHHSIDTEHQEAFDVEQVPELEFYPVPLESNAPPYSPYRDHIVPGNNIGLKIVDTSTGKYLFYAPGIVKSNPLVESMLADAECALIDGTLWLDDEMIAKGFSHKLGSEMGHMPVNGEFGTVALLNKFDIKRKILIHINNTNPILNEESSEHRYVIDNGVEIATDGMEIFI; from the coding sequence ATGCATATACTCATATTGGGCTCAGCGGCTGGTGGTGGCTTTCCACAGTGGAATTGCCACTGTGATAACTGTGAAGGTGTTCGCAGCGGCCGCATTAAAGCCCAAGCCAGAACCCAGTCCTCTATTGCGGTTAGCCCAGATGGCGAAAACTGGGTATTGATCAATGCTTCCCCAGATATACGTCAACAGATCAATCAATCGCCTCAATTATGGCCAAGTGAAGGCCAAAGAGGTACAAAAATCAAAGCTGCAATTCTATCTGACAGTCAAATCGATCACACCACAGGATTGCTGACTCTAAGAGAGGGCTTGCCTTTACCGGTTTACTGCACTGATGTCGTCTTTGAAGATCTCTCTTGTGCCTACCCACTGTTTACGCTGTTAAGCCATTGGCATGGAGGGCTCATCCACCATTCAATCGACACAGAACACCAAGAGGCTTTTGACGTTGAACAGGTACCAGAGCTTGAGTTTTATCCGGTTCCTTTAGAATCTAATGCGCCTCCCTATTCACCTTATCGTGATCATATTGTCCCCGGCAACAACATAGGTCTAAAAATTGTCGATACCAGTACAGGTAAATATCTGTTCTACGCCCCCGGAATCGTCAAATCAAACCCACTTGTAGAATCAATGCTTGCCGATGCCGAGTGTGCATTAATCGATGGCACACTCTGGTTAGATGACGAGATGATCGCCAAAGGATTTAGTCATAAATTAGGCTCAGAAATGGGTCATATGCCAGTTAACGGCGAGTTTGGCACTGTGGCGCTACTCAATAAGTTTGATATCAAACGAAAAATTCTAATTCACATTAATAATACTAACCCTATCTTAAACGAAGAATCCTCAGAGCACCGTTATGTGATTGATAACGGTGTTGAAATAGCAACCGACGGTATGGAAATATTCATATAG
- the nosP gene encoding nitric oxide-sensing protein NosP, whose amino-acid sequence MTKIKTKYAVSRTQAPRLASQEIFEQLGQPQTGFVLFYCSVVYPLEALASAMNNQFIDVELAGCTTAGELTCEGYEQHSIVAIWFSPDFFAISVELIPAIETFDLINAQTKINQLIEKCSEKALTPIKNNTFLLTLIDGLSTKEEQLLSILNSAANGIPHFGGSAGDDTNLANTHVYHQGVFHQQAAITIMVNTLCQFKVFNCNHIKSSIEKLVVTQADAQSRTVYELNSEPAALVYAQFLGLGIDELNPDVFSLHPLAVKIGGNYYIRSIQKVNKNDFSLTFYCAVDTGIVLSAVEMSNIIESLSDKLITLEQRFDKPELVLACDCFLRRLEIEQKNLIGKIKPLQEQYRMFGFNTYGEHINGMHLNQTFTGVYISGELNE is encoded by the coding sequence ATGACCAAAATAAAAACAAAATATGCTGTCAGCAGAACACAAGCACCTCGTCTCGCAAGCCAAGAGATTTTTGAACAGTTAGGTCAGCCTCAAACTGGCTTTGTGCTGTTTTATTGTTCTGTCGTCTACCCTCTTGAAGCGCTAGCGAGCGCGATGAACAATCAATTCATTGATGTCGAACTAGCTGGCTGTACTACCGCTGGTGAACTCACCTGCGAGGGTTATGAGCAGCACTCAATTGTTGCAATATGGTTCTCTCCTGACTTCTTTGCGATTAGTGTTGAACTCATCCCTGCCATTGAAACGTTCGATCTGATAAACGCTCAGACAAAAATTAATCAACTGATCGAAAAGTGCAGTGAAAAAGCACTAACGCCTATAAAAAATAATACTTTTTTATTAACCCTCATTGATGGCCTTTCTACCAAAGAGGAGCAATTACTCAGTATTTTAAACTCAGCAGCCAACGGTATTCCCCATTTTGGCGGTTCTGCCGGTGATGACACCAACTTGGCCAACACCCATGTCTACCATCAAGGTGTGTTTCACCAACAGGCCGCGATAACCATCATGGTAAATACTCTCTGTCAATTTAAAGTCTTTAATTGTAATCACATTAAATCTTCAATTGAAAAACTGGTCGTCACACAGGCCGATGCACAAAGCCGCACTGTCTATGAACTCAATTCAGAGCCCGCCGCACTCGTATATGCCCAATTCTTAGGTTTGGGAATCGATGAACTAAACCCAGATGTATTCTCGCTTCACCCATTAGCGGTTAAAATTGGCGGCAACTACTATATTCGCTCAATACAGAAAGTGAACAAAAACGACTTCAGTCTGACCTTTTATTGTGCTGTCGACACTGGCATAGTCCTCAGTGCCGTAGAGATGAGCAATATCATTGAGTCTCTATCTGACAAGTTAATCACACTTGAACAACGATTTGATAAACCGGAACTGGTACTAGCTTGTGATTGTTTTTTAAGGCGGCTCGAAATTGAACAGAAAAATTTAATTGGAAAGATTAAACCTTTGCAGGAACAATACCGAATGTTTGGCTTTAATACCTATGGTGAGCACATCAATGGTATGCACTTAAATCAAACCTTTACCGGAGTGTACATTTCTGGAGAGCTTAATGAATGA
- a CDS encoding response regulator transcription factor, which produces MYKVLIADDHPLFRDAIVHIFGSRFPNSTTYETEDIASTLEFAKNNDDIDLILLDLNMPGMSGLNGLLDLSNECPTTPVVVVSAENKKQVILQTIAYGAVGFIAKSSSKETIADAIATVFEGNIYLPADIIRSQSSPNSKKEYQLLPEMLSSLTRRQLMVLKCMTKGEANKQIAYNLNVSETTVKSHVSSILKKLGVSNRVQAVVGCSDIDFNQYLRR; this is translated from the coding sequence ATGTACAAGGTCTTGATCGCAGATGATCATCCACTATTTCGAGATGCAATTGTGCATATTTTCGGGAGTCGATTTCCTAACAGTACGACTTATGAAACTGAAGATATCGCATCTACTTTAGAGTTTGCAAAAAACAATGATGATATCGATCTTATTTTACTCGATCTCAATATGCCTGGCATGTCAGGGCTCAATGGGTTACTTGATTTAAGTAATGAGTGTCCGACAACCCCCGTTGTTGTTGTATCGGCAGAAAATAAGAAGCAAGTGATCCTACAAACTATCGCCTATGGTGCAGTGGGATTTATTGCAAAGTCCTCATCTAAAGAGACCATTGCAGATGCGATTGCGACGGTGTTTGAGGGCAATATTTACCTGCCAGCCGATATTATTCGAAGTCAATCAAGCCCTAACTCTAAAAAAGAGTACCAATTATTGCCTGAGATGCTCTCATCATTAACTCGTCGTCAATTGATGGTATTGAAATGTATGACGAAAGGAGAGGCTAATAAGCAGATTGCCTATAACTTGAATGTATCTGAGACGACGGTGAAGTCCCATGTCTCCTCTATTTTAAAAAAATTGGGGGTGTCGAATCGAGTACAAGCAGTTGTAGGTTGCAGTGATATTGACTTTAATCAATATTTAAGACGTTAA
- a CDS encoding insulinase family protein, with amino-acid sequence MKNGFQQQDDLFMPNVSVNKYRHTSGLLHFNIKPNNEPLIENEQYSAVFFIKTPSHDDSGLAHAAEHLSFRRSKGHPQASTLFQLTSLTNVKINASTLDGFTCFHCVCPDKTSFELVINYLIEGILSPVTTEEELTQEIFDGNQSGVIYRELLGYQANSHYLEYIQILIGDNSPHKIHWYGGVTDCLHQLTLGAITHYHQSYYQANNIQLITMTPDLDELQVLLTRSIANHSSDTSTENDAQRGNNNTPTKVENKTSQTLEHIPNSQHRVYTWWIDVGYYNHINAIAQDLSTLITQDDGKMVPISCDTNAQHQFAIRVISCQQCIVQIQNLIIAHLSSHTVKCSIPDHSNSKYPQQINQIIRLYNHYIQPQSQNDNGNLLEQLSAKPLISDVGEIAPNVKQKPLKNAHLKSIVLQHEILMIKQLLASLNRTELTADRMDIWSHFIIIEFQQGINTPILADIVKVQYQLEAISLANLVLINNSNLQISLNSLAELSKVITEDLRCHLPNLPQVIHQLHHQLETVHNPKRQVNSSYKLMTSDKLKENEHSAAFNVNVTVEQHAYCEQHWICRIFIQDEKLVTAWLASYVIGASSHFLHPRLSGACYSIASVYCDDVKELIFYSVFDTDTGSRMKTLSHSLKFIANDIDFLNDTLTLAKHKLRRVYLGKYGRFDAEHLIKLSQLTQGIYDQMKFESLLSNISSKTLANFLRNLLDDH; translated from the coding sequence ATGAAAAACGGATTTCAACAGCAAGATGATCTGTTCATGCCTAATGTCTCGGTAAACAAATACCGACACACTTCAGGGCTGCTTCACTTTAATATCAAGCCCAATAACGAACCTCTCATTGAAAACGAGCAATACAGTGCGGTATTTTTTATCAAAACCCCCAGTCATGATGACTCTGGGCTTGCTCATGCTGCTGAACATTTAAGCTTTAGGCGCAGCAAAGGTCATCCCCAAGCCAGCACTTTGTTTCAATTAACCTCACTCACCAATGTAAAAATCAATGCGTCGACACTGGACGGCTTTACCTGCTTTCACTGCGTATGCCCTGATAAAACAAGCTTTGAGCTTGTTATAAACTATCTTATTGAGGGCATTTTATCGCCGGTTACTACCGAAGAGGAATTAACCCAGGAAATCTTTGACGGTAACCAGTCTGGTGTTATCTATCGAGAACTGCTTGGTTATCAAGCGAACTCTCACTACCTTGAATATATTCAAATACTTATAGGTGATAATTCACCCCATAAAATCCATTGGTACGGTGGCGTCACTGATTGCTTACACCAACTAACATTGGGGGCTATCACCCACTACCACCAAAGCTATTATCAAGCGAACAATATTCAGTTAATCACCATGACGCCAGACCTCGACGAATTGCAGGTGTTATTGACGCGTTCCATAGCCAATCACAGCTCAGATACCAGTACTGAAAACGATGCACAAAGAGGAAACAATAATACCCCAACGAAAGTCGAAAATAAGACAAGCCAAACTCTTGAGCATATCCCCAACTCTCAACACAGGGTATATACCTGGTGGATTGATGTCGGCTACTACAATCATATCAATGCCATTGCACAGGATTTATCAACGTTAATAACACAAGATGACGGCAAAATGGTGCCAATTTCATGTGATACCAATGCACAACATCAATTTGCCATAAGAGTGATCAGTTGTCAGCAGTGCATAGTACAGATACAAAACCTTATCATTGCTCATCTATCTTCTCACACTGTAAAGTGCAGTATTCCAGATCATTCCAACAGTAAATATCCACAGCAGATCAATCAAATCATTCGACTTTATAACCACTATATTCAGCCGCAAAGCCAGAATGATAATGGCAATTTGCTTGAGCAACTCAGCGCCAAACCATTGATCAGCGACGTTGGCGAAATAGCACCGAACGTAAAGCAGAAGCCCTTGAAAAATGCGCATTTGAAATCGATAGTTTTGCAGCATGAGATCCTGATGATTAAACAGTTATTAGCAAGCCTTAACCGAACGGAACTTACTGCTGATCGCATGGATATTTGGTCACACTTCATCATTATTGAATTTCAGCAGGGCATCAACACCCCCATACTCGCCGATATTGTAAAAGTACAGTATCAACTCGAAGCTATATCACTGGCTAACTTGGTATTGATCAATAACTCAAATTTACAAATCTCACTAAACTCTCTAGCAGAATTGTCTAAAGTCATCACCGAGGATTTGCGCTGTCATCTTCCTAATCTACCTCAGGTTATCCATCAGCTTCACCATCAATTAGAGACGGTTCATAATCCAAAAAGGCAAGTGAATTCAAGTTATAAACTAATGACATCCGATAAGTTAAAAGAAAACGAGCACTCCGCTGCATTTAACGTTAATGTAACAGTGGAGCAGCACGCTTACTGCGAACAGCATTGGATATGTCGGATTTTCATACAAGATGAGAAGCTAGTTACCGCTTGGCTTGCCAGCTATGTGATAGGAGCATCCTCACATTTTTTGCACCCCAGATTATCAGGCGCCTGTTATAGCATCGCCTCGGTTTATTGTGATGATGTTAAAGAGTTGATTTTCTACAGCGTATTCGATACAGATACTGGTTCACGCATGAAAACGCTATCGCACTCATTGAAATTTATCGCTAATGATATCGATTTTTTAAACGACACATTGACGCTCGCCAAACACAAACTGCGTCGGGTTTATCTGGGCAAATATGGGAGATTTGACGCTGAACATCTGATTAAGTTGAGTCAACTAACCCAAGGTATCTACGACCAAATGAAATTTGAGTCATTATTGAGTAACATCTCGAGTAAGACATTAGCGAATTTTCTAAGAAATCTACTTGATGACCACTAA
- the pqqD gene encoding pyrroloquinoline quinone biosynthesis peptide chaperone PqqD codes for MTSAPQTPKMNTLFRLQFEKAQGCFVLLYPEGMVKLNDSAAEILQHIDGLTSVDEIQSQLQKKFPQADDIRCDIEEFLAAAQAKRWISYV; via the coding sequence ATGACATCAGCCCCACAAACCCCAAAGATGAATACCCTTTTTCGCTTACAGTTTGAAAAAGCGCAAGGGTGTTTTGTACTGCTTTATCCCGAAGGTATGGTCAAACTCAACGACAGTGCAGCTGAAATATTACAGCACATTGACGGCCTAACTTCTGTCGATGAAATACAGAGTCAATTACAGAAAAAGTTCCCTCAAGCCGATGACATTAGGTGCGATATTGAGGAGTTTCTGGCCGCGGCCCAAGCTAAAAGATGGATAAGCTATGTCTGA
- the pqqC gene encoding pyrroloquinoline-quinone synthase PqqC produces the protein MQAWTKQEFEQKLKEKGTLYHIHHPYHKMMHNGECSVEQIRGWVANRFYYQINIPVKDAAILANCPDIKTRRMWIQRIIDHDGSIEDNTLGGIEAWLTLGEAVGLSRQDMLDEKYILPGVRFAVDAYVNFARRASWQEAACSSLTEMFAPEIHQSRLNSWPENYPWIKPEGLTYFQMRLSQARRDVNHGLAITLEHFTSREQQEHALNILQFKLDILWSMLDAMTLAYQYDRAPYSQLVDAPIYHKGIF, from the coding sequence ATGCAAGCCTGGACTAAACAAGAATTCGAACAAAAACTAAAAGAGAAAGGTACGCTTTACCATATACATCACCCTTACCATAAGATGATGCATAACGGCGAATGCAGTGTTGAACAGATCCGTGGCTGGGTGGCCAACCGTTTTTATTATCAAATCAATATTCCCGTAAAAGACGCCGCTATACTTGCTAACTGTCCCGACATTAAAACCCGTCGTATGTGGATCCAAAGGATCATCGACCATGATGGTTCCATTGAAGACAATACTTTAGGGGGCATTGAAGCTTGGCTAACTTTAGGTGAAGCCGTCGGGCTCAGCCGTCAAGATATGCTCGATGAGAAATACATCTTACCCGGCGTCAGGTTTGCAGTAGATGCCTACGTCAACTTCGCCAGACGCGCATCTTGGCAAGAAGCGGCTTGTTCATCTTTAACTGAGATGTTTGCGCCAGAGATCCACCAAAGCCGGTTAAATAGCTGGCCCGAAAATTACCCTTGGATTAAACCAGAAGGGTTAACCTATTTTCAGATGAGACTCTCCCAAGCAAGGCGAGATGTGAACCACGGCTTAGCCATCACATTGGAGCACTTCACCAGCCGAGAACAGCAGGAACATGCCCTCAATATTCTGCAGTTTAAACTCGATATTTTATGGTCAATGTTAGATGCTATGACCTTAGCTTATCAATATGATCGGGCACCTTACTCTCAGCTTGTCGACGCCCCCATCTACCACAAAGGGATATTTTAA